A genomic segment from Clarias gariepinus isolate MV-2021 ecotype Netherlands chromosome 11, CGAR_prim_01v2, whole genome shotgun sequence encodes:
- the LOC128532794 gene encoding uncharacterized protein LOC128532794, which yields MESPMTNALCAVSRRGSKRFRVAISKSGGGGGGEVLARGMARVFRCCSIQASWYPGTGVKENWAGCVLGALDLGREARGVEVVGEFSCREFTWDTSFNTIILGCYVFLHGYCTLSLSSSDSDLREQGIPTGCSRSCKEDSGSSSVKVSVSEAAKEMVENALHRKPGGEDILEEYRSEKSLSHRTRRQLVNILASDLTEKHGRIPSCQQKEKYALGIITLFPSLKDPFSPKGYVNQDFLLLFGAETKLLEKWYTSFKPKIIKEAKQLTQSADLCRLLKAAEKLGESRGRRTKISLSDAVDKMVHFHKSCCSIDEHLQEREGKQPYILAVGRTQNRIDTFYIAVDKQLIPCQATSSLNDFDQLFKSHYVFNLSYEESLVHLYTFVQTTVFNIDVTSTDESPRVCELRAKILNEN from the exons atggagtctccgatgaccaacGCATTGTGTGCCGTCTCGCGGAGAGGAtcgaagcggtttcgggtcgCAATCTCGAAGTctggtggtggcggaggaggagaggtcctcgcccggggcaTGGCGCGCGTTTTCcgctgctgcagtatccaggcctcgtggtatcccggcaCCGGGGTGAAGGAAAACTGGGCGGGCTGTgtcctcggtgcgttggacctgggcagagaagcacgcgggGTTGAGGTTGTaggagaattctcatgccgagaatttacctgggacac ctCATTCAACACCATCATCCTCGGATGCTATGTCTTCCTTCACGGATACTGTACCTTGTCACTTTCATCAAGTGACAGTGACCTAAGGGAACAGGGTATTCCCACAGGCTGCAGTAGATCCTGCAAAGAAGACTCAGGCAGTTCTTCAGTAAAGGTTTCTGTGTCAGAGGCTGCGAAAGAG ATGGTTGAAAATGCCTTGCATAGGAAGCCTGGTGGAGAGGATATTCTTGAAGAGTACCGGTCAGAAAAGTCACTCAGTCATCGCACCCGGAGACAGCTTGTCAACATATTGGCAAGTGATCTGACCGAGAAACATGG GAGGATTCCCTCCTGTCAGCAAAAGGAGAAGTATGCCTTAGGAATTATTACACTCTTTCCTTCACTGAAGGATCCATTTTCTCCAAAGGGCTAT GTGAATCAAGACTTCCTGCTGCTGTTTGGTGCTGAAACCAAGTTGCTTGAGAAGTGGTATACCTCCTTCAAGCCCAAAATCATCAAAGAGGCCAAACAACTGACTCAGTCAGCTGACCTGTGTCGTTTGTTAAAGGCTGCTGAGAAACTTGGTGAGAgcagaggt AGGAGGACCAAAATAAGTTTGAGTGATGCAGTGGACAAAATGGTGCACTTTCACAAG TCATGCTGCAGCATCGATGAACATCTGCAAGAAAGAGAGGGTAAACAACCATATATCCTTGCTGTTGGCCGAACACAGAACAGGATTGACACCTTTTACATTGCAGTTGACAAACAACTCATCCCCTGCCAAGCCACCAGCTCATTGAATGATTTTGATCAGCTTTTCAAATCCCACTATGTGTTCAACTTGTCTTATGAGGAGTCCCTCGTTCATCTCTACACTTTTGTGCAAACCACCGTATTCAACATTGATGTAACTTCAACAGACGAGTCACCCCGTGTCTGTGAGTTGCGTGCCAAGATTCTGAATGAGAATTGA